The region GCCAGATCCGCGAGCTTTATCTGGCTGGCCTGGAGCGTGTCGCTCCGGAGCTTCGGCAGAGGTTCTTCCGGCTGTATGCGTATTACTGAGACGGTTTTGGAAGTTGTGATTTGAACCCGCCGGCATAGCGCCGGCTAAAACACTCAAAGACGGAGAGAGCAATGGCGAAGGAGAAATTTGATCGTTCCAAACCGCATGTGAATATTGGGACGATTGGTCACATTGACCACGGCAAGACGACGCTGACGGCGGCGATCACGAAGGTGTTGTCCAAGCACAACCCGAAGAACAGCTTCCGTTCGTTTGATACGATCGACAACGCTCCTGAGGAGCGTGAGCGTGGTATCACGATTGCGACCTCGCACGTGGAGTACGAGACGGCGAACCGCCACTATGCCCACGTGGACTGCCCTGGCCACGCCGACTACATCAAGAACATGATCACGGGAGCGGCGCAGATGGACGGCGCGATCCTGGTGGTGGCGGCGACCGACGGCCCGATGCCCCAGACCAAGGAGCACGTTCTGCTGGCCCGCCAGGTAGGCGTACCGTACATCGTTGTGTTCCTGAACAAGTGCGATGCGGTTGAGGATGCGGAGCTGATCGACCTGGTGGAGATGGAAGTTCGCGAGCTTCTGTCGAAGTATGACTTCCCCGGCGACGACGTTCCTGTGATTCGCGGTTCGGCTCTTGGAGCCCTGAACGGCGAGAAGCAGTGGGAAGACAAGATCGACGAGCTGATGCAGGCTGTGGACGACAACGTTCCTCAGCCGGACCGCATGGTCGACCTTCCGTTCCTGATGCCGATCGAAGACATCTTCTCGATCTCGGGCCGTGGAACTGTGGTGACGGGCCGTATCGAGCGTGGCAAGGTGAAGGTAGGCGAGCCGGTTCAGATCGTGGGCTTCCGCGACACGCAGAACACGACGGTGACGGGCGTTGAGATGTTCAAGAAGCAGCTGGACGAGGGTCTTGCAGGCGACAATGCCGGACTTCTTCTGCGCGGTACGGCAAAGGAAGACGTGGAGCGCGGCATGGTTCTGGCCAAGCCGGGATCGATCACGCCGCACACGGTGTTCAAGGGTGAGGTTTACGTGTTGAGCAAGGAAGAAGGCGGACGTCACACTCCGTTCTTCAACGGCTACCGTCCGCAGTTCTACTTCCGCACGACGGACGTAACGGGCTCGGCGAAGCTTCCTGAGGGCACCGAGATGGTGATGCCTGGCGACAACATCCAGCTGGAGATCACGCTGCACACCCCGGTGGCCATGGAGAAGGGCCTGCGCTTCGCCATCCGCGAAGGCGGACGCACCGTAGGCGCCGGTACCATCTCCGAAATCATCAAGTAGTCCTTCGCGGACGGCGGAAGCGCGATTCGCGCGAACCTCCACCAGACGCGATTAGAGAAACAAAAACGGCGGGCTTCGGCTCGCCGTTTTTGTTTTTTCAATTTATTCAGCATGATGTAAGCAGAATGTTAGCTAGAGTTCTCAAGCGTGCACTGTTTATCGGATCCATCTCGGCCTGCTTTTCGCAGACGATGATCGCTCAAACAGTAGTGCAGTACGGAACTTCGGGAACTCATTTGGCAGGACATATAAGGATGACCTGGCAATACGGTCCTCCGGGATTTGGAGAGACCCCACGAACCGACCCCAAAGTGAAGTTTGCCTATCTGCTGCTGGCCAAGCCGATTGTCGTCGTTCCTGCAGCAAATTCCACAGGGAATAATCCCGACTCGGAGACGGTCAAAAACGTTCGCAAGATCAGGTTGTGGTGCTTTGAAAAGCCCGAGTGCAAAGAGCTTTTTCATATTGCTTCTGATTGTGTCGTGACCGTCGAAGGTCAATTACATCACGGCATTGCGCCTTTGGATTTCTATGACATTACGATGGACATTGAAAAGATGACGGCAGGCAATTGTTCGCAGCGATAGATCTGAAATTGGCTTCCCGAATTCCATGTTTTCGTGGATAATAATACGAGGCGATTGCGTGGCCTGACCGCTTTCGTCTCCAGTAACACAATTCAGGAATTGGCAGCAGGGGCCAATCAGCCCTGCGTCGCGGCGTGTCGGGAGGATGGATTCTAAAAGAGGCATCCAAAAGGCAAACTGCTTGCCGGCCGAAGTGGCTGGCCACGTTAGAAGGAGAAGACAACAATGCGCGAGATCATCACCCTCCAGTGCCCGGAGTGCAAGAACCGGAACTACTCGACGACCAAGAATAAGAAGACGACGACTGGCCGCCTGGAGTTCTCGAAGTTCTGCAACACCTGCCGTAAGCACACGCCTCATAAAGAGACCAAGTAGTTGTCGGATATCGGTTCTTCGTTTGTCAGCTGTCTGACTGATAACGGAGCACTGAGCACGGATAACTCAACCTGGGGGAGTAAGCTCAACGGTTAAACTGTCGGTCTCCAAAACCGAACTTCTCGGTTCGAATCCGAGCTCCCCCGCCATCCTCCCGTTCTACGGGAAGGTTGGAAAGAAGTCAGAAGTAACAGAAGATTTCGAGGCGGTATTATGGCCAAGACGGTAGCGGTAGCGGAACAGCAGGCTGGAACCGGCGTACAGCAGATCAAGTCTCTGCCGGATCGCATCAGCAGCTTTCTGAGAGATGTGCGAAGCGAGATGCGCAAGGTTGTCTGGCCCACGCGTGCAGATGTCCAGTCCACGACGGTGGTGGTGATTATCACGGTATTCATCTTCGCTGCTTACTTCTGGCTGGTTGACAACGTGATTGGTCGTGCTGTCGAAGCTATTCTCGGCGCGGCGTCCAAATAGAGAATGGAGCCGCGTAGCTGCGGAGATCCCGAAACACGATGCGTGAAGAAGGCATAACGATGGCGGAAGAGCAGCAGAACCCGGAAGAGCAGAACCCCGATGTGCAGGCAGCGGCGGTAGACTCGTCCTCCGA is a window of Edaphobacter sp. 12200R-103 DNA encoding:
- the tuf gene encoding elongation factor Tu, coding for MAKEKFDRSKPHVNIGTIGHIDHGKTTLTAAITKVLSKHNPKNSFRSFDTIDNAPEERERGITIATSHVEYETANRHYAHVDCPGHADYIKNMITGAAQMDGAILVVAATDGPMPQTKEHVLLARQVGVPYIVVFLNKCDAVEDAELIDLVEMEVRELLSKYDFPGDDVPVIRGSALGALNGEKQWEDKIDELMQAVDDNVPQPDRMVDLPFLMPIEDIFSISGRGTVVTGRIERGKVKVGEPVQIVGFRDTQNTTVTGVEMFKKQLDEGLAGDNAGLLLRGTAKEDVERGMVLAKPGSITPHTVFKGEVYVLSKEEGGRHTPFFNGYRPQFYFRTTDVTGSAKLPEGTEMVMPGDNIQLEITLHTPVAMEKGLRFAIREGGRTVGAGTISEIIK
- the rpmG gene encoding 50S ribosomal protein L33, producing MREIITLQCPECKNRNYSTTKNKKTTTGRLEFSKFCNTCRKHTPHKETK
- the secE gene encoding preprotein translocase subunit SecE encodes the protein MAKTVAVAEQQAGTGVQQIKSLPDRISSFLRDVRSEMRKVVWPTRADVQSTTVVVIITVFIFAAYFWLVDNVIGRAVEAILGAASK